One Pullulanibacillus sp. KACC 23026 DNA segment encodes these proteins:
- a CDS encoding MoxR family ATPase has product MLTRLETLAPKINQVIENIEKVIIGKREPALLSLVALFAEGHVLLEDVPGVGKTMLVRALAKSLGTEFKRIQFTPDLLPSDLTGMSIYNQKDQIFEFRSGPLMGNVVLADEINRTSPKTQAALLEGMEEGSVTVDGQTRMLPRPFFVMATQNPIEYEGTFPLPEAQLDRFLLKLKMGYPSQSEEMEVLNRLGAGHPIHELESVMTAEEVIQLQTQTRAVYVDESVKKYIVDIINRTRHHHDVYLGVSPRGSLALLKASQALAMIYDRDFVVPDDVKFLAPFVLGHRMILKPDARYTGTEVSDVIGSILKGTTVPAEKRI; this is encoded by the coding sequence ATGTTAACGAGACTAGAAACGCTGGCACCGAAAATCAATCAAGTTATCGAAAATATTGAAAAAGTTATTATAGGAAAAAGGGAGCCCGCGCTCCTTTCTTTAGTGGCGCTTTTTGCAGAAGGGCATGTCCTATTAGAGGATGTACCGGGAGTGGGGAAAACCATGCTTGTAAGGGCATTGGCCAAATCTCTTGGAACTGAATTCAAACGCATACAGTTTACACCGGATCTACTTCCATCCGATTTGACAGGCATGTCAATTTATAATCAGAAGGATCAAATCTTTGAATTTCGCTCGGGCCCTTTAATGGGGAATGTCGTGCTGGCTGATGAAATCAATCGAACCTCACCGAAAACCCAAGCGGCGCTTTTGGAGGGAATGGAAGAGGGCAGTGTAACGGTAGATGGTCAAACCCGCATGTTGCCGCGTCCATTCTTTGTTATGGCGACGCAAAATCCCATTGAATATGAAGGGACCTTTCCGCTTCCAGAGGCCCAGTTGGACCGTTTCCTGTTAAAGCTTAAAATGGGCTATCCCAGCCAATCGGAAGAAATGGAAGTGCTTAATCGCCTGGGGGCGGGGCATCCGATTCATGAATTGGAGTCTGTCATGACCGCAGAAGAAGTGATCCAGCTTCAGACTCAAACAAGGGCGGTTTACGTGGATGAATCCGTCAAAAAGTATATTGTAGACATTATTAATCGAACGCGTCATCATCACGATGTCTATCTTGGGGTCAGCCCGAGGGGATCGCTTGCTTTGTTAAAAGCGTCACAGGCACTCGCTATGATTTACGATCGGGACTTCGTTGTGCCTGATGATGTGAAGTTCCTGGCGCCTTTTGTTTTAGGCCACCGAATGATTCTGAAGCCTGATGCCCGTTATACCGGGACTGAAGTTAGTGATGTGATTGGGTCCATATTAAAAGGGACCACGGTTCCAGCCGAAAAAAGGATTTGA